In Acidisarcina polymorpha, the DNA window AAACCCGGTTTTAGAGGGTTGCGGGGAGCGGATTGCGGGAAGTGATGCCCTGCTTAGGTGCGGCCGGGCAAGTAGAAGGCGGAGCGAACTCACTTTGTCAGAATTTCCGGTCTGGGGATCCGAGAGACTCACAAGAAGATTTAGAGACGAGCTTCGGACGCCCAACAGATTGCCGGGATGAGGTCCAGCAGACTACCGGGGTGAGGGAAATTCCGCCCGCTAGCGAATGCCGCGGTTACAATCTCTGCGTATGCCCGGTCCCAGCGGGAGTAAGGGAGGCGCGGCCGCGATGTTCAACTATACGCAAAGCTTTCTGATCGTGGTTTTTACCGTCGGCGGCTCGCTCGGGTTCATGTTGCTTTTGAACCGCATCTGGCCGTGGGAGAAACGCCATGTTCATAACGACGTCATTGGCTGGCAGTTAAGCGTGCTGGGAACCACCTATGCTGTCATGCTCGGCTTCATGCTCTATACGGTGTGGACGGACTTTTCGGCCGCGGATCTGAATGCGGACTTTGAGGCAAACGCACTGGTGAACATCTACCGCCTAGCCATTGGGCTTCCTGAACCCCAGAATACCCAACTTCGCGGCCTAACAAGGTCCTACGCCCGGGTTGTCTTAGAACAGGATTGGCCGATGATGGCTAACGACAGAGTTCCCGAGCAGAGTCAGCAGCTCAATCAGAAAATGTGGGAGACCCTGGTCTCGGTCAGGGTCGCGTCTCCTCCGGAGAGCACTGCGGAAGACCATGCTCTTTCCGAACTCAGCTCGCTCAGTGAACGGCGGCGAACCCGCTTGTTACAGAGTGCGTCGCGCCTCCCCGCTATTCTTTGGTGCGTCTTGATCATTGGAGGTGCGGTAACGATTGCCTCGGCTTCGATGTTTGGCTCGGAAAACACCGTCCTTCATGTGCTCCAGGTTTTCGCATTTTCGATGCTAATCTCGCTCGTATTAGTCGCGATTGCCGACATCGATCGACCTTTTCAAGGTTCGGTGCATGTCAGCAGCGTCGCTTTCGAACGTGCTCTAGAGAACGTGAAATGACATGGCGTTCATTTCTACAGCGGGAGTTTCTGCGGAGGCGTACGCAATCCCCAGAAACTCCCGCTGTGGACTAGTAGGCCTGCAATTGCTGCAGTGGGAGCCGGACCTGGAAGCAGGTTGCTCCGGGTGCGGATTGCACTCGAACGAACCCCCGATGTTTGCGAACGATCCGCATGACCACGTCCAGCCCCAGGCCGAGCCCCTTGCCGGGCGGCTTGGTGGTGAAGAATGGCTCGAAGATCCGGTCCTGGTCTTCAGCCGGAATCCCCGGACCATTGTCCCAAACCTCAACCAGAAGCAGGTCTCCGGAAGCCAAGGCTTTCAATTCAATGCGCCCGTTGTCCTGGATGGCGTCGAGGGCGTTTTCAATGAGCGCGGTCCAAACCTGGTTGAGCTCGCTGCCGTAGGCGTTGATGCACGGTAAATCGGGCGCGTAAGTACGGACAACTTCGACGTGCTGCAATCGCAGTTGCATCATGGACAAGGTCGTATCGAGCGCCCGAGGAACATCAATCTCCTGAATCGGCGCCTGATCCATGTAGGAATAGTCTTTGATCGCCTTAATGAGATCGAAGATGCGGGCGGTCGAATCGATCATTGCCTCTGTCATCCGCTCCGCCCGCAGGGATGAGGAGAACTGCGAGAGCACGACGGTCGTGGCTCGAGCGTCGAGCAAGTCGGCTAAAGGAGCGAGATGATCGGCACAGATCCCAGCCTCGGCCAGCTCTGGCGCGATCTGCCAGGCATTTTCGACTCCATGAGCGGCTAGCCATGAGTAGATTCCATCCTCCTGGAGCGACACGTCGACGCCGCCAGTCTGTTGCCGCTCGCGGGCGATGGCAGAAATCGAATCCTGCCAGTTTCGAACCTGCTGTAGTTTGCTGTCATCCATGCAAAGCGAACCCAGCTTGTATTTCTCGTGGCCATAGATCCGCAGCTCGTCGAGCAGCCCACCGGCTGCGCGCTGAGCAGCCGATGCCGGGTTGTTCAATTCATGCGCCAGGTTTGCCGCGAGCTTGCCGAGCGCGGTCAGCTTCTCGGTCTGCTGTTCCATCCGGGTAACTTCTCGCACCC includes these proteins:
- a CDS encoding DUF4239 domain-containing protein, translating into MFNYTQSFLIVVFTVGGSLGFMLLLNRIWPWEKRHVHNDVIGWQLSVLGTTYAVMLGFMLYTVWTDFSAADLNADFEANALVNIYRLAIGLPEPQNTQLRGLTRSYARVVLEQDWPMMANDRVPEQSQQLNQKMWETLVSVRVASPPESTAEDHALSELSSLSERRRTRLLQSASRLPAILWCVLIIGGAVTIASASMFGSENTVLHVLQVFAFSMLISLVLVAIADIDRPFQGSVHVSSVAFERALENVK
- a CDS encoding sensor histidine kinase translates to MEQLITDRNVSAVENAAPLPQVICALKKVTQLNGLTDPEYEWLARYGEQRFEPAGAVLFHEGDPAERMTILLKGEIHVRRERGAADALFIGRSGQITGLLPFSRMKFYGGMGYTTADSWALDYDRSLFPEMLTAIPSMGQRCVGILLDRVREVTRMEQQTEKLTALGKLAANLAHELNNPASAAQRAAGGLLDELRIYGHEKYKLGSLCMDDSKLQQVRNWQDSISAIARERQQTGGVDVSLQEDGIYSWLAAHGVENAWQIAPELAEAGICADHLAPLADLLDARATTVVLSQFSSSLRAERMTEAMIDSTARIFDLIKAIKDYSYMDQAPIQEIDVPRALDTTLSMMQLRLQHVEVVRTYAPDLPCINAYGSELNQVWTALIENALDAIQDNGRIELKALASGDLLLVEVWDNGPGIPAEDQDRIFEPFFTTKPPGKGLGLGLDVVMRIVRKHRGFVRVQSAPGATCFQVRLPLQQLQAY